CGCGTCAGGCCTCGCGCGTGGCGTACGCCAGGCCGGCGGCGACGACGAACAGGGCGGCGGCGATGAGGGTCAGGGCGGTCGGGATGACCGTGGTGCCGGCCGCGTCGGCCCACGCGCCGATCACGCCGGTCGTGGCGACCGGCCCGAGGGCGGCGAGGGCGAGGGCGAACGGCACGATGCGTTCGCTGCGGGCGGGGAAGACCCGCGCGATCCAGGCGAGACCGGTCGGGAAGATCGGGGCGAACAACAGGCCGGTGACGGCGTACGCCGCGGGCGCGATCGCCGGCACGTGGGTCGCGGCGAGCCCGAGGGTGGAGAGGCCGGCGCTGACGAGGACGACGGTGCGGGGCCGGAAGCGGGCGGCGACGGGGATGGCGAGGAAGCGGCCCGCGGTGAGGGCGACCCAGAACAGGCTCGTCAGGAACGCGGCGCGGCTGGCGCCGACGAACGGCTCGAGGTGCAGCGTCTCCCAGTTGGCGACGCCGGATTCGGTGCTGACGTAGAGCGCGTAGAAGAGGGCGAAACCGATCGCGGCGAGCCACGGCGTGCAGCTGCCCGGGGCGGGGGTCTCGACGGCGGGGCTGGGGA
The Trueperaceae bacterium DNA segment above includes these coding regions:
- a CDS encoding MFS transporter — its product is MPAPAYPRSDRLLVVVASLFGLVALGAVQALYGPAFPGLMDRYDVGVDTVGATVMAHFFGGFASTLTAPLLLSRVGYRPTMVAAGSVATSGMLLAALAPSWPLLLTGAILGGIGFGLINVAFNLLVTRVFQDQAAPILNLLSALFGIGAIAGPAVVGAVGDALVVPFLALAAFAGTATLLATRLPSPAVETPAPGSCTPWLAAIGFALFYALYVSTESGVANWETLHLEPFVGASRAAFLTSLFWVALTAGRFLAIPVAARFRPRTVVLVSAGLSTLGLAATHVPAIAPAAYAVTGLLFAPIFPTGLAWIARVFPARSERIVPFALALAALGPVATTGVIGAWADAAGTTVIPTALTLIAAALFVVAAGLAYATREA